In Solenopsis invicta isolate M01_SB chromosome 1, UNIL_Sinv_3.0, whole genome shotgun sequence, one genomic interval encodes:
- the LOC105208111 gene encoding collagen alpha-1(I) chain has protein sequence MKRQALELITGLLVVQLLLPLPNQVNAVKKRLRKQRSKPQELQGQQPGTDYDYEFYDNYDEYEEKNETTTLPPSRFSGWPEAPETFLRRGTPTDLPAPTTTQFSDHKETSSTSDQDHSVSPTEILPGESIYSSVAIPGPRGDPGRPGDAGRPGDVGFPGQPGIPGTPGSPGLPGPVPDVSLYYQQLALSQANEDKGPSGAAASLYGPEAYFQMQVGPMGPRGPPGAPGAPGPQGFQGARGESGEMGPPGPPGTSGPRGLPGLPGKDGINGEDGETGSPGSPGSPGPRGLPGIPGLPGLKGHHGFPGLDGAKGEQGVSGEKGSTGSPGPMGPVGSMGPAGPRGERGREGPPGPPGLRGLDGIAGSPGQPGAVGKSGSPGFPGNPGVKGDQGPEGPPGSQGLQGPRGESGRPGQPGETGPQGPQGKDGTPGEKGATGSVGLVGVPGFPGARGQPGTPGNPGISGAKGAPGLPGDRGFKGDAGVKGDPGMPGPRGLPGPPGNEGKRGKRGMRGPIGAAGPLGERGAPGVRGLPGSDGPVGSKGQSGDRGPAGVVGPKGATGDPGRPGPSGLQGARGLMGRPGASGKPGNPGERGIQGADGKPGEQGPPGPQGLPGPLGLPGERGYPGERGKDGEPGNPGSPGPRGDIGKEGPPGVQGPPGPPGSDGARGLPGVVGPRGFQGLPGAAGNPGVPGKDGEAGVQGPSGPPGLVGNRGERGFPGERGLMGPPGPMGSRGETGTQGADGLIGLPGLKGDKGSFGSPGLLGLPGVRGLPGEPGHKGERGTSGPIGPEGPPGHIGERGPQGEVGPPGPPGEPAERGDPGPPGPVGEPGAHGNPGERGPHGLQGSQGFPGPQGLIGLPGLKGDRGYPGLKGEQGNSGLPGSRGEIGLPGPIGLTGAKGIRGEPGARGEPGLMGPPGIVGHVGPSGPPGNMGSPGAPGLPGVKGDAGDTGRPGNPGPIGNPGLPGIDGIKGESGSPGPQGQIGPQGPQGLPGERGLSGLPGSPGPIGNRGLRGAPGETGQAGRPGAEGPPGPPGLVGPPGALGHIGETGPEGPVGKPGPPGIGGRPGDKGPPGVSGAAGPIGSPGLSGPPGPIGPTGPTGERGPKGEMGPQGVEGPQGPRGKPGPAGLEGIKGDRGEEGQKGAKGHRGFTGLQGLPGAPGLVGEKGIPGLQGPPGKDGEPGVRGNPGREGSPGPIGPAGNPGPRGPPGEEGRHGLIGPPGPPGPPGPPGDVGFGYDAASLAAFIGQGQTKGPDSLGDEPPRIFSKDITEKERRELLLKAYENLKSSFQKLVKPDGEKNSPAKTCRDLFVAYPDKLSGEYWIDPNEGDIRDAILVYCDAEKRATCILPNPSRSPNITHITEQQETWLSEIDNGMKITYKADSNQISFLQLLSKHANQNITYHCKNSVAYFDYERKTYRRSLKLLAWNDAELSPRGNQRLRYEMIMDECRLHQNHWGKTVVSYETDKPVRLPIIDVALRDIGNPDQSFSIEIGPACYD, from the exons ATGAAGCGGCAGGCTCTAGAGCTGATCACGGGACTTCTTGTGGTCCAGCTGCTGTTGCCCTTGCCGAATCAAGTGAATGCCGTAAAAAAGCGGTTGAGGAAACAAAGATCCAAGCCGCAGGAGCTTCAAGGTCAGCAGCCTGGCACCGATTACGATTATGAATTTTACGATAATTACGACGAATACGAGGAAAAGAACG aGACGACAACGTTACCACCGTCGCGATTTTCAG gATGGCCAGAAGCACCGGAAACATTTTTGAGACGAGGAACACCTACAGATCTACCGGCTCCCACGACAACTCAATTTTCTGATCATA AGGAGACTAGTTCGACATCTGACCAGGATCATTCA GTTTCACCTACGGAGATCTTGCCGGGAGAAAGTATATACAGTTCTGTAGCTATACCAGGACCACGG GGTGATCCTGGTCGACCTGGAGACGCTGGCCGTCCTGGAGATGTAGGATTTCCTGGACAACCCGGTATCCCTGGAACTCCGGGATCACCTGGACTTCCAGGACCTGTACCTGAT GTATCTCTATATTATCAACAATTGGCTTTGTCTCAAGCAAATGAAGATAAAGGTCCATCAGGTGCAGCAGCGTCTTTATATGGACCAGAGGCTTACTTTCAAATGCAAGTAGGCCCGATGGGTCCTCGAGGTCCTCCAG GTGCACCCGGTGCTCCTGGTCCTCAAGGTTTTCAAGGTGCACGAGGTGAAAGCGGCGAAATGGGTCCGCCAGGTCCTCCAGGCACATCAGGTCCTAGGGGCTTACCAGGACTGCCTGGAaaagac GGTATCAATGGAGAAGATGGTGAGACCGGTTCACCAGGATCGCCTGGTTCTCCCGGACCACGTGGTCTTCCAGGAATACCTGGACTTCCAGGGCTAAAAGGTCATCATGGTTTTCCTGGTCTAGATGGTGCCAAAGGTGAACAAGGAGTTTCTGGTGAAAAAGGATCTACGGGCTCGCCTGGGCCGATGGGACCAGTAGGATCGATG GGTCCAGCAGGACCTCGCGGTGAAAGAGGTAGAGAAGGTCCACCAGGTCCTCCCGGATTGAGAGGTCTCGACGGAATTGCTGGATCACCTGGACAACCT GGTGCTGTAGGTAAATCTGGCTCACCAGGCTTTCCAGGTAATCCTGGAGTCAAAGGTGATCAAGGACCAGAGGGACCGCCAGGAAGTCAGGGTTTACAAGGTCCGCGAG GCGAAAGTGGCCGTCCAGGACAACCTGGTGAGACTGGTCCACAAGGTCCTCAAGGTAAAGATGGAACACCTGGTGAGAAGGGAGCCACTGGATCAGTAGGACTCGTTGGTGTACCTGGATTTCCGGGCGCTCGAGGTCAACCCGGAACACCGGGTAATCCTGGAATTTCTGGCGCTAAAGGAGCACCT GGACTTCCTGGTGATAGAGGTTTTAAAGGAGATGCTGGAGTGAAAGGTGATCCTGGAATGCCTGGTCCGCGTGGACTTCCAGGACCTCCTGGAAATGAGGGCAAAAGAGGCAAAAGAGGTATGCGTGGGCCAATTGGTGCTGCAGGACCTCTTGGAGAACGTGGCGCACCTGGTGTACGTGGTCTTCCTGGCTCGGATGGTCCCGTCGGATCTAAag GACAATCTGGTGATCGTGGCCCTGCGGGAGTTGTTGGACCCAAAGGTGCTACTGGAGATCCTGGACGACCTGGACCGTCAGGATtacaa GGTGCACGTGGTTTAATGGGAAGGCCTGGAGCCTCTGGGAAACCAGGTAATCCTGGAGAACGTGGAATTCAAGGTGCAGATGGCAAACCTGGAGAACAGGGACCACCTGGACCGCAGGGTTTACCAGGACCATTAGGATTACCAGGGGAAAGAGGATAtcct GGAGAACGTGGAAAAGATGGTGAACCTGGAAATCCAGGTTCGCCTGGTCCAAGGGGAGATATCGGTAAAGAAGGACCTCCTGGAGTACAGGGTCCACCAGGACCACCAGGAAGCGACGGCGCACGAGGTCTTCCGGGAGTTGTCGGCCCTAGAGGTTTTCAA GGTCTTCCAGGCGCAGCCGGTAATCCGGGCGTTCCTGGTAAGGACGGAGAAGCAGGAGTACAAGGACCTTCCGGTCCGCCGGGATTAGTGGGTAATAGAGGAGAGCGAGGATTTCCGGGAGAAAGAGGGCTCATGGGACCTCCAGGGCCTATGGGTTCCAGAGGAGAAACCGGGACACAAGGCGCTGATGGTCTCATT GGTTTACCAGGACTTAAAGGAGATAAAGGAAGTTTTGGTTCACCGGGATTACTAGGACTTCCTGGTGTGAGAGGATTACCCGGAGAACCTGGACATAAAGGAGAGAGAGGCACATCTGGACCAATCGGTCCTGAAGGTCCACCAG GACATATTGGAGAGCGCGGTCCACAAGGAGAAGTTGGACCCCCTGGCCCTCCTGGAGAACCAGCAGAACGAGGCGATCCAGGTCCTCCTGGTCCCGTTGGTGAGCCCGGAGCTCATGGTAATCCAGGCGAAAGAGGCCCTCATGGATTACAGGGCTCGCAAGGTTTTCCAGGTCCACAAGGATTAATTGGACTTCCTGGTCTGAAAGGCGATCGCGGATATCCAGGTTTAAAAGGAGAACAAGGAAATTCAGGACTACCtg GCAGTCGCGGCGAGATTGGATTACCTGGACCTATTGGACTTACTGGTGCTAAGGGAATTAGAGGTGAACCTGGTGCACGAGGTGAACCCGGTTTAATGGGTCCACCTGGTATCGTGGGACATGTTGGGCCATCA GGTCCACCAGGGAACATGGGATCACCTGGTGCTCCTGGATTGCCCGGTGTCAAAGGTGACGCGGGCGATACTGGACGTCCTGGAAATCCAGGTCCAATTGGTAACCCTGGTCTACCTGGAATAGATGGAATTAAAGGTGAAAGTGGATCCCCAGGCCCTCAAGGACAGATAGGTCCTCAAGGACCTCAAGGTCTACCCGGGGAGAGAGGTTTATCAGGATTACCTGGTTCTCCTGGCCCAATAGGAAATAGAGGATTACGCGGAGCACCC gGTGAAACAGGACAAGCCGGCAGACCAGGAGCGGAAGGTCCACCCGGACCTCCTGGTTTAGTAGGTCCTCCGGGTGCTCTTGGTCACATAGGAGAAACCGGCCCAGAAGGACCAGTTGGAAAACCAGGACCACCGGGTATAGGAGGCCGACCAGGTGATAAAGGACCGCCTGGAGTATCTGGTGCTGCAGGACCAATAGGTTCTCCTGGATTATCA ggACCGCCTGGCCCTATTGGACCTACCGGACCTACTGGAGAACGTGGTCCAAAAGGTGAAATGGGACCACAAGGTGTGGAAGGTCCACAG GGACCACGAGGAAAACCTGGTCCAGCTGGTCTCGAAGGAATAAAAGGAGATCGCGGAGAGGAGGGGCAGAAAGGGGCCAAGGGACATCGAGGATTTACTGGTTTACAAGGATTGCCTGGAGCTCCTGGTTTAGTAGGAGAAAAGGGTATACCTGGTTTACAAGGACCTCCTGGTAAAGATGGAGAACCAGGTGTTAGAGGTAATCCTGGACGGGAAGGTAGTCCAGGTCCCATCGGACCTGCGGGAAATCCCGGACCAAGAGGTCCACCCGGGGAAGAAGGTCGACATGGATTAATAGGTCCCCCAGGACCTCCTGGACCACCTGGTCCTCCTGGGGATGTCGGTTTTGGTTACGATGCTGCATCTCTAGCAGCATTTATAG GACAAGGCCAAACAAAAGGACCAGATTCACTCGGTGATGAACCACCAAGAATATTTAGTAAAGATATCACTGAAAAGGAACGAAGAGAGTTACTTTTGAAAGcgtatgaaaatttaaaatcgtCGTTCCAAAAATTGGTGAAGCCAGATGGTGAAAAAAATTCGCCTGCTAAAACCTGTCGTGATCTATTTGTTGCCTACCCGGATAAATTATCTG GCGAGTACTGGATTGATCCAAACGAAGGGGATATTCGAGATGCAATCTTGGTATATTGCGATGCTGAAAAACGCGCAACTTGCATTTTACCGAATCCGTCACGTTCACCAAATATCACTCACATCACTGAGCAACAGGAGACTTGGCTGAGCGAAATAGATAACGGCATGAAG ATTACATACAAGGCGGACAGTAATCAAATCAGTTTCCTGCAATTGCTTTCGAAACACGCAAATCAGAACATCACGTATCATTGCAAAAATAGTGTGGCTTACTTCGATTACGAGAGAAAAACGTACAGAAGGAGCTTGAAGCTTTTGGCTTGGAATGACGCTGAATTATCACCACGAGGCAATCAGCGTCTCAGATACGAAATGATAATGGATGAATGCAGG cTCCACCAAAACCATTGGGGTAAAACTGTTGTTTCATATGAAACGGATAAACCAGTAAGACTTCCTATCATAGACGTGGCTTTGCGTGATATCGGGAACCCAGATCAAAGTTTTTCCATTGAAATTGGTCCAGCTTGTTACGATTAA